Part of the Thermoproteales archaeon genome is shown below.
TGTGAATATTGAAACAAAAGACGGTATCCGCTTAAGAGTTATGGCTATGACCATCACAATGCATAGGATAAAAACTTCGCAAGAAAAAGCTATCAGGAAAATAATGACGGAAGTTTTGCTTGAGAAGGCTTCACAATTAACTTTTGATGAGTATGTTCAGGAAAGCGTTCTTGGTATAATTGCTCAAGAAATCTTTAATAGAGCTAAGAAAATCTACCCTATTAAGAAAGTGGAAGTCAGAAAGATTAAAGTTTTAACTCCTGTCTTCGAGATCGCGCTAAAATCGCCGGAGGAAGCTGAGGTCAAGGCTGAAGCTAAGTAATAGAACTAAGTTTGTATCCTAACAGTTTTTCAAGTTTTCTTATCAGGAAGTTGAAAGCGTCATTTAGTCTTCCCCTTCCGTTAAAGCCTGCCGCTGTTTTATGGCCTCCTCCTGTTCCTTCCATAACCGTACACAAAGTTTTCATCACATCTAGCGCAAGGTTTATACTTGTTTCTTTATAAAATTTGCTTGTAGATCTTGCACTTATCCTTAAATGACCTTTACTTTCGCTTGCTACAAAAGCTAGATCAGCTCCAAGCTCTATTAATGCACGAGCCGCCGATGCTTCAAACGCGCTAACGTTTGCGAATGCTATTATCCACTTTCCCGATTTATATAATGAAGCTCTTTTTACTGCCTTTAATCTTGCTATACGTTCTGATACGTCCATTTCTCCGGACAAAACTTCTATTATCTCATTATAGTGTATCCCCTGGCGTAAAAGCTCATAGATAACTTTAAAAGCTC
Proteins encoded:
- a CDS encoding DHH family phosphoesterase; the protein is MGIVTHVNADPDGVGSACGIYVLLRDYFNIKRARVIFPEGPSRLSKKLMAKYTILKDYAESVSEEDAYIIVDAQSLETLGREKDEILSKPFFIIDHHQLNDVMVRKAYDYVIREEVSACILVYEMLKEARLSCHVNVLNLLAAGIIFDSKRFLRATPRAFKVIYELLRQGIHYNEIIEVLSGEMDVSERIARLKAVKRASLYKSGKWIIAFANVSAFEASAARALIELGADLAFVASESKGHLRISARSTSKFYKETSINLALDVMKTLCTVMEGTGGGHKTAAGFNGRGRLNDAFNFLIRKLEKLLGYKLSSIT